A single Pseudoalteromonas phenolica DNA region contains:
- the gpmM gene encoding 2,3-bisphosphoglycerate-independent phosphoglycerate mutase codes for MTAQKKPLVLMILDGWGYREESESNAILAANTPVLDNLWATRPRTLISGSGLDVGLPDGQMGNSEVGHVNLGAGRIVYQDFTRITKAIDDGEFEHNPVLVENIDKAVNAGKAVHLMGLLSPGGVHSHEDHIIAAIKLAAKRGAQTVYFHAFLDGRDTPPRSAQASIEKIEALFAELNCGRLASIVGRYYAMDRDNRWERVESAYNLMVCAEGQHTYNTGVETLLAAYERDENDEFVSASLVQPDAAPSSTINDGDTVIFMNFRADRARQMTRAFVDADFAGFEKKQAPELSAFVMMTEYAADINAPIAFAPVKLHNVLGEWLAKHDKTQLRISETEKYAHVTFFFSGGREELFAGEKRELIPSPQVATYDLQPEMNSTMLTDTLVNAIESGEHDVIICNYPNGDMVGHSGVFEAAVKACEAVDACIGRVIEALEKVGGEALITADHGNAEQMTNAKTGQAHTAHTSEPVPFIYVGRDAQPHSGKTLSDVAPTMLHLLGMEQPAEMTGSPIMTIK; via the coding sequence ATGACTGCACAGAAAAAACCACTTGTTCTAATGATTTTAGATGGTTGGGGATACAGAGAAGAAAGCGAAAGCAACGCAATTTTAGCTGCAAACACGCCCGTTTTAGATAATTTATGGGCCACCCGCCCTCGTACGCTCATTTCAGGCTCAGGTTTAGATGTGGGTCTACCAGATGGTCAAATGGGTAACTCTGAAGTCGGTCACGTAAATTTAGGTGCTGGACGTATCGTTTATCAAGACTTTACCCGTATAACTAAAGCAATAGACGATGGTGAATTTGAACATAACCCAGTGTTAGTAGAAAACATCGATAAAGCGGTTAATGCAGGGAAAGCAGTGCACTTAATGGGCCTATTAAGCCCAGGTGGCGTTCATAGCCATGAAGATCACATTATTGCGGCTATTAAACTCGCTGCAAAACGTGGCGCACAAACTGTTTACTTCCATGCCTTCTTGGATGGTCGTGATACACCACCTCGCAGTGCGCAAGCTTCAATCGAAAAAATCGAAGCACTTTTTGCAGAATTAAACTGTGGCCGTCTTGCTTCAATTGTGGGCCGTTATTACGCAATGGACCGCGATAACCGCTGGGAACGTGTAGAGTCAGCTTACAACCTAATGGTGTGTGCAGAAGGTCAACATACTTACAACACTGGCGTTGAAACGCTGTTAGCCGCTTACGAGCGTGATGAAAACGACGAGTTTGTTTCAGCATCACTGGTTCAACCTGATGCAGCACCTTCTTCAACCATTAATGATGGTGACACGGTTATTTTCATGAACTTCCGCGCTGACCGTGCTCGTCAAATGACACGTGCGTTTGTCGATGCTGACTTTGCAGGATTCGAAAAGAAACAAGCGCCTGAATTAAGCGCCTTTGTAATGATGACTGAGTATGCTGCAGACATTAACGCACCAATCGCCTTTGCACCTGTAAAACTGCATAACGTACTAGGTGAATGGTTAGCGAAACACGATAAGACACAACTGCGTATTTCTGAAACAGAAAAATACGCACACGTGACCTTCTTCTTCAGTGGTGGTCGTGAAGAGTTATTTGCTGGCGAAAAGCGTGAACTGATCCCTTCACCGCAAGTTGCCACTTATGACCTACAACCAGAGATGAATTCAACGATGTTGACTGACACGCTGGTTAACGCAATTGAAAGCGGTGAACACGATGTCATCATCTGTAACTATCCGAACGGCGACATGGTTGGTCACTCAGGTGTATTTGAAGCCGCAGTGAAAGCCTGTGAAGCCGTAGATGCATGTATTGGTCGCGTTATTGAAGCGCTAGAAAAAGTTGGTGGTGAAGCACTGATCACAGCGGATCACGGTAACGCTGAACAAATGACCAATGCAAAAACGGGTCAAGCACATACGGCCCATACTAGTGAGCCAGTACCATTTATTTATGTAGGTCGTGATGCACAGCCACACTCGGGTAAAACATTAAGTGATGTGGCACCGACTATGCTGCACTTACTTGGTATGGAACAACCTGCAGAAATGACAGGCTCACCAATTATGACCATTAAGTAA
- the trmL gene encoding tRNA (uridine(34)/cytosine(34)/5-carboxymethylaminomethyluridine(34)-2'-O)-methyltransferase TrmL, producing MLDIVLYQPEIPPNTGNIIRLCANTGYTLHLIEPLGFEWDDKRIRRAGLDYHEFSEVKRHPSFESYLETEQPKRVFACTTKGSTYHHEPEYQAGDCLMFGPETRGLPEEIIFSLPAEQRVRIPMKPDSRSMNLSNAVAVFVYESWRQLGFPHSK from the coding sequence ATGTTAGATATTGTTTTATACCAACCTGAGATCCCACCTAACACGGGAAATATCATTCGTTTATGTGCTAATACCGGCTATACATTGCACTTAATTGAGCCGCTCGGCTTCGAATGGGATGATAAGCGTATTCGTCGTGCAGGCCTTGATTATCATGAATTCAGTGAAGTAAAACGCCACCCTTCTTTTGAAAGCTATTTAGAAACGGAGCAGCCTAAACGCGTGTTTGCCTGCACAACTAAAGGGAGCACTTATCATCACGAGCCAGAGTACCAAGCGGGTGATTGTTTAATGTTTGGGCCAGAAACCCGAGGGTTACCCGAAGAGATCATTTTTTCTCTGCCTGCTGAGCAAAGAGTTAGGATCCCGATGAAACCTGATAGCCGTAGTATGAACCTATCCAATGCAGTTGCAGTGTTCGTCTATGAATCATGGCGTCAACTCGGGTTTCCACACTCAAAATAA
- a CDS encoding alpha/beta fold hydrolase: MTFYSYSDQLNDNIDVIEQHWQSGIHSQFTGKNGNLFYTIHQPQHIDYAVVLISGRIEASHKYRELIWELNQNNIAVYCCDHIGQGQSARLTADQQLGYIEQFEDFADDLHLFIESIVKPQLCSDYFLLAHSMGGAICCDYLARYPVNVQGAFICAPMLGINTAPFPSKVALWVARSACRLGFSQRYAFGQASYIEKPFSENELTNSAERYAHFRSLYANQAHLQLGGVSFAWLQAALNWTFLLPELLSSTPVHIALAEQDSIVDNLTTKQWAQQQNNISISEFPMAKHELLNEIDSIRHPLMLQFYGFCDSHRSFKATGS; encoded by the coding sequence ATGACGTTTTACAGCTATTCAGATCAACTTAACGACAATATAGATGTGATAGAGCAGCATTGGCAATCAGGTATACATAGCCAATTTACGGGTAAAAATGGTAATTTGTTCTACACCATCCACCAGCCTCAACATATTGATTATGCTGTGGTATTAATTTCTGGACGTATTGAAGCAAGCCATAAATATAGAGAATTAATCTGGGAACTCAATCAGAATAATATTGCCGTTTACTGCTGCGATCATATTGGCCAAGGGCAATCGGCGCGTCTCACAGCTGATCAACAGCTTGGCTATATTGAACAATTTGAAGACTTTGCCGATGACTTACATCTTTTTATCGAAAGTATCGTAAAACCTCAACTCTGCAGCGATTACTTTTTATTGGCACATTCTATGGGCGGTGCGATTTGTTGTGATTATTTAGCAAGATACCCAGTAAACGTTCAAGGCGCCTTTATATGTGCGCCTATGCTGGGGATAAATACAGCGCCTTTTCCGAGTAAAGTTGCTCTTTGGGTAGCACGTTCAGCATGTCGTCTAGGTTTTTCGCAGCGTTATGCGTTTGGTCAAGCTAGTTATATTGAAAAGCCATTTTCTGAAAATGAGTTAACCAATAGCGCTGAAAGGTATGCGCATTTTAGATCGTTATATGCAAATCAAGCTCATCTACAGTTGGGCGGAGTCAGCTTTGCCTGGTTACAAGCGGCATTAAATTGGACCTTTTTATTGCCTGAGCTTTTAAGTTCTACGCCTGTACATATTGCACTTGCAGAGCAAGACAGTATCGTAGACAACCTCACAACAAAACAATGGGCACAACAACAAAACAACATCAGTATTTCTGAATTTCCCATGGCAAAACATGAGTTACTAAATGAAATTGATTCTATTCGCCACCCACTAATGCTGCAATTCTATGGATTTTGTGATTCACATCGTTCATTTAAAGCAACAGGGTCTTGA
- a CDS encoding rhodanese-like domain-containing protein codes for MEQYIEFIGNNAVLSIIWLALVAMIVMSWFKSKFSAIRQINPQQLTLLVNKEEGQVVDIRPAKEFNAGRIAGAVQLSAEKAKQSDFAGLEKFKSKPIILVCTTGMTANGIANNASKAGFEHVYVLSGGMGAWQNANLPVATGK; via the coding sequence ATGGAACAATATATTGAATTTATCGGCAATAATGCAGTGCTAAGCATTATTTGGTTGGCCCTTGTTGCGATGATTGTAATGAGCTGGTTTAAAAGCAAATTCTCTGCAATTCGCCAAATTAATCCGCAGCAACTAACCCTGTTGGTTAATAAAGAAGAAGGGCAGGTCGTTGATATCCGCCCAGCAAAAGAGTTTAACGCAGGCCGCATTGCAGGTGCTGTTCAGCTAAGCGCTGAAAAAGCCAAACAAAGTGACTTTGCAGGTCTTGAAAAGTTTAAATCAAAGCCCATTATATTGGTATGTACAACAGGCATGACAGCAAATGGCATCGCAAACAACGCATCAAAAGCAGGTTTCGAGCATGTTTATGTACTAAGTGGTGGTATGGGCGCATGGCAAAATGCTAACCTGCCTGTAGCGACTGGTAAATAA
- a CDS encoding bifunctional diguanylate cyclase/phosphodiesterase, which yields MKLWHSLLLCLVIILCKSVFASQLNTQAIASQANNQHWFLYADDLIKYDGHNEFNAKQLTSELTAPFLSILSQSPFIWVGHQNGLSKVDTVTGETRTWLETPVTKISQTGNGIIFQSNGRLYQLVNTTLSVLPINLKQQLWQTSSQGVVYVSLDNSLMHWDPINGKKKLDILPFDADQLLLHQEQIILRSKTGEVFLFDETLQPQPLFSAENLAIFESRLLSFKNSFINSFNLNTQTQYQYQVNNLPIEDLKVSNQSIWLLQLGQWQKFQPASLTLQTDIENSEELKLYQMGMQAFHKFAKSQPVNAVRYIDGGRWAVATEQQIFIFSGEKGNFSPFIDKQHTQALYFTHDGNLWVRDKDGFSQFDLGSKERLFRYDVKHIHSITRLADNAFIASTSNALWLLEQGTALKLPLPFKSLIFHDVLYSKHNNTLLLSTESGLFELTFVNKQITGFIQRNQFSGKYLATAEEGIWQFDKQGIAHYQNRVTKRLVAPFQIQRQVLSFRQKLMLLNQSFSLIAEQVKTQSPSLALSHVRYHYRDKITESFSPKLPLTIETDVKRFSLWFNTCQSCQLHYRLSEDAPWRLLENNKLTLTPSEMAVLEVVASSQSMSKTLTVTASKPKQVWWHWILALTLTAGCVYWLLSKQLRASKSKLTEHFSDMLMTHSKDAIWLADEHFNVLKVNQAYSDITGFSADALVGLKPKIYTEQGRDRKLEQHIVAESQLNDYWTGEIWTLGANNQKLALDVTVTKLTHEDHPSEVFYLGVLTNISERKANEKALLNLSTRDSITGLANRTLFIESLNQAIASCNKAFPSLLLVLIDIDHFRKINDLMGHESGDALLKEVANRLSKHLDKGFTLARVSSDEFAVLIPPYLFSGMTIFFAKKLADDILKCINHPFTHQGVETSVSASCGLAIYPDDAIDSEHLIRCADSALDHAKHKGNNSYQFFDKQRHQLDPTILSRESALLRAIDDEQFMLFYQPKYQADSKELVGFEGLVRWQQDDGSIESPANFIPFAEECSAIIPMTNYLLDVACKQINHWRMMGLPNNHVAINISAKHFESDFLVDTVRECLLRYHIPAHCLELEITESAMMADPEQALKIMHRLKALGVTIALDDFGTGHSSLGYLKRFPIDILKIDRSFIMDIELSDQDRNITAAIIRLAKYLNITVVAEGVENERQAYLLNVMGCGILQGYYFSKPLPTDKATQLLENQFEETATLS from the coding sequence ATGAAGTTATGGCATTCATTGCTGTTGTGCCTCGTAATAATATTATGCAAATCAGTATTTGCATCGCAGCTCAATACTCAAGCCATAGCAAGCCAAGCCAATAATCAGCATTGGTTTTTATATGCCGATGATTTAATTAAATATGATGGCCATAACGAATTTAACGCCAAGCAACTCACCAGTGAACTAACAGCACCATTTTTAAGTATTTTAAGTCAATCACCATTCATATGGGTGGGGCATCAGAATGGCCTAAGTAAAGTTGATACAGTCACTGGCGAAACACGGACTTGGTTAGAAACGCCTGTCACTAAAATAAGCCAAACTGGAAATGGTATTATATTTCAAAGTAATGGACGTTTGTACCAACTCGTTAATACCACATTGTCTGTTCTACCTATTAATTTAAAGCAGCAGCTCTGGCAAACCTCGTCGCAAGGAGTGGTATATGTTTCTCTCGATAATTCACTTATGCACTGGGATCCAATTAATGGAAAGAAGAAACTCGACATATTGCCATTTGATGCTGACCAACTGTTACTTCACCAAGAGCAAATTATCTTAAGGTCTAAAACTGGAGAAGTTTTTCTTTTTGATGAAACCTTACAGCCTCAACCTCTTTTTTCAGCTGAAAATCTCGCTATTTTTGAGTCCAGACTATTAAGTTTCAAAAACAGCTTTATCAACAGTTTTAACTTAAACACCCAAACTCAGTATCAATATCAGGTAAATAACTTACCGATTGAAGACCTCAAAGTGTCGAACCAATCAATTTGGCTTCTACAACTGGGTCAGTGGCAAAAATTCCAACCGGCCAGTTTAACCTTACAAACTGATATTGAGAATTCTGAAGAGTTAAAACTATACCAAATGGGTATGCAAGCATTTCACAAATTTGCCAAAAGCCAGCCTGTTAACGCGGTGCGCTATATTGATGGAGGTCGCTGGGCGGTCGCTACAGAACAGCAAATTTTTATATTTAGTGGCGAAAAAGGTAACTTCTCCCCTTTTATAGACAAACAACATACCCAAGCACTCTACTTCACCCATGACGGCAATTTATGGGTAAGGGATAAAGATGGCTTTAGTCAATTTGATTTAGGCAGCAAAGAAAGGTTATTCCGCTATGACGTAAAACACATTCACAGTATTACGCGCTTAGCAGATAATGCCTTTATCGCCTCAACATCGAACGCATTATGGTTACTTGAACAAGGCACTGCACTTAAACTGCCACTACCTTTTAAAAGTCTGATATTTCACGATGTATTATATTCAAAACACAACAATACACTTTTGCTGAGCACCGAATCGGGCTTATTCGAACTCACTTTTGTTAACAAACAAATCACCGGCTTTATTCAGCGTAATCAATTTTCAGGTAAATATTTAGCGACAGCAGAAGAAGGAATTTGGCAATTTGATAAACAAGGCATCGCGCATTATCAAAATCGAGTGACCAAGCGCTTAGTAGCACCATTTCAAATACAGCGACAAGTATTAAGTTTTAGACAAAAGCTCATGCTTTTAAACCAGAGCTTCTCTCTCATAGCAGAACAGGTAAAGACACAATCTCCTTCACTTGCACTATCACATGTACGCTATCATTACCGTGATAAGATAACCGAATCATTTTCTCCAAAGTTACCACTTACAATAGAAACGGATGTGAAACGTTTCAGTTTATGGTTCAACACATGCCAATCCTGTCAATTACATTACCGCCTATCTGAAGATGCGCCATGGCGGTTACTTGAAAACAATAAACTTACACTCACCCCTTCTGAAATGGCAGTATTAGAAGTGGTTGCTTCTAGTCAAAGCATGTCAAAGACATTAACTGTCACAGCTTCTAAACCGAAACAGGTTTGGTGGCATTGGATTTTAGCTCTGACGTTGACTGCTGGCTGTGTTTATTGGTTACTTAGCAAACAGCTACGTGCTTCTAAATCCAAGCTGACAGAGCATTTTAGTGACATGCTAATGACCCATTCAAAAGATGCGATTTGGCTTGCCGATGAGCACTTCAATGTACTTAAAGTTAACCAAGCATATAGTGATATCACTGGTTTTTCTGCAGATGCATTGGTAGGCCTGAAACCAAAAATTTATACCGAGCAAGGAAGAGACCGAAAGTTAGAACAACACATTGTCGCAGAAAGTCAGTTAAACGATTATTGGACCGGAGAAATTTGGACACTTGGTGCTAATAATCAAAAATTAGCGCTCGATGTCACGGTCACTAAATTAACCCATGAGGATCACCCCTCTGAAGTGTTTTACCTCGGTGTGCTAACCAATATTTCAGAACGCAAAGCCAATGAAAAGGCACTACTTAATTTATCTACTCGAGATTCAATTACAGGACTCGCTAATCGCACACTCTTTATTGAATCACTTAATCAGGCTATCGCAAGCTGTAATAAAGCATTTCCGTCTTTATTATTGGTCCTGATCGACATTGATCATTTCAGAAAAATTAACGATCTCATGGGTCATGAAAGTGGCGATGCGTTGTTAAAAGAAGTCGCTAATCGTTTATCTAAACATCTTGATAAGGGGTTTACTTTAGCTCGTGTTAGTAGTGATGAATTTGCTGTACTTATTCCACCATACCTATTTTCTGGTATGACAATTTTCTTTGCCAAAAAACTTGCTGATGACATATTGAAATGTATTAATCATCCGTTTACCCATCAAGGTGTAGAGACTTCAGTGAGTGCATCCTGTGGCCTCGCTATTTATCCTGATGATGCCATCGATAGTGAACATCTGATCCGCTGTGCTGACTCAGCACTAGATCATGCAAAACATAAAGGTAATAACAGTTACCAATTTTTTGACAAGCAACGCCATCAATTAGATCCGACCATTTTATCTCGCGAGTCAGCCCTCCTTAGAGCCATCGACGATGAACAGTTTATGCTTTTTTATCAACCCAAGTATCAAGCTGATAGTAAGGAGCTCGTTGGCTTTGAAGGGCTTGTTAGATGGCAACAAGATGATGGCAGCATAGAAAGCCCTGCCAACTTTATTCCTTTCGCAGAGGAATGCAGTGCTATTATCCCAATGACTAATTACCTGCTTGACGTTGCGTGTAAACAGATCAACCACTGGCGCATGATGGGGCTCCCTAACAATCATGTTGCTATCAATATTTCAGCTAAGCACTTTGAAAGTGACTTTTTAGTCGATACTGTTCGAGAATGCTTACTCAGATACCATATTCCAGCCCACTGCTTAGAGCTTGAAATCACCGAAAGTGCCATGATGGCAGACCCAGAACAAGCCCTTAAAATTATGCACCGCCTCAAAGCGTTAGGGGTCACAATTGCACTGGATGACTTTGGCACGGGTCATTCGTCTTTGGGATATTTAAAGCGTTTTCCGATCGATATTCTTAAAATAGATCGCTCTTTTATCATGGACATTGAATTATCAGATCAAGATAGAAATATCACTGCGGCAATTATACGATTAGCCAAATACCTCAACATTACTGTGGTCGCTGAAGGGGTTGAAAATGAAAGGCAAGCTTATTTATTAAACGTCATGGGATGCGGTATTTTACAAGGGTATTATTTCTCAAAACCACTTCCAACTGATAAAGCAACTCAACTATTAGAAAACCAGTTTGAGGAAACAGCAACGCTGAGCTAG
- the grxC gene encoding glutaredoxin 3 translates to MSNVVIYTKDYCPFCHRAKALLDSKGVTYTEYDIAAQPELRDEMIEKANGGTTVPQIFINNTHIGGCDDMMAIEAQGKLDTLLNA, encoded by the coding sequence ATGAGCAACGTTGTTATTTATACGAAAGATTACTGCCCGTTTTGCCACAGAGCAAAGGCATTATTAGACAGTAAAGGTGTAACATACACTGAGTATGATATTGCTGCTCAGCCTGAATTACGCGACGAAATGATTGAAAAAGCAAATGGTGGCACGACTGTCCCACAAATCTTTATCAATAACACGCATATTGGCGGTTGCGATGATATGATGGCAATCGAAGCGCAGGGTAAACTTGATACCCTATTAAACGCATAA
- the secB gene encoding protein-export chaperone SecB gives MTEQANQAAAPQEGPQFTIQRIYTKDVSFETPNSPAIFQKEWTPEVKLDMDTRSNKLDEGIFEVVLALTVTASIGEETAFLCEIQQAGIFQIGELEELQMAHMLGAFCPNILFPYAREAVAGLVNKGTFPQLNLAPVNFDALFAQYMQQRAAQAEQPADA, from the coding sequence ATGACAGAACAAGCAAATCAAGCTGCAGCTCCGCAGGAAGGCCCACAATTCACAATTCAGCGTATTTACACAAAAGACGTGTCTTTTGAAACGCCTAATTCTCCTGCTATTTTCCAAAAAGAGTGGACGCCTGAAGTAAAATTAGACATGGATACACGCTCTAACAAGTTAGACGAGGGTATCTTCGAAGTTGTATTAGCACTGACAGTGACAGCTTCTATCGGTGAAGAAACGGCATTCCTATGTGAAATTCAACAAGCCGGTATTTTCCAAATTGGTGAACTTGAAGAGCTTCAAATGGCACATATGCTAGGTGCATTCTGCCCGAATATTCTTTTCCCATATGCACGTGAAGCTGTTGCAGGTTTAGTGAACAAGGGTACTTTCCCACAACTTAACCTGGCGCCAGTAAACTTTGACGCGCTATTTGCTCAGTACATGCAGCAACGTGCAGCTCAAGCAGAGCAACCAGCTGACGCATAA
- the gpsA gene encoding NAD(P)H-dependent glycerol-3-phosphate dehydrogenase, with translation MKTEQSVVSVLGAGSYGTALAISFARNGHAVTLWGRNADDVETLATERKNQRYLPDITFPETLKLESDLAKAVKASQIILVVVPSHAFAKTLEQIQPMLNAGAKVVWATKGLEPNTGRLLQEVAVEKLGEAVPLAVLSGPTFAKEMAAGLPTAISVSATETEFASDLAKLLHCGRSFRVYSNDDFIGIQLGGAVKNVIAIGAGMSDGFGFGANTRTALITRGLAELCRLGCALGAKSETFMGMAGLGDLILTCTDNQSRNRRFGLALGKGLGVDEAMESIGQVVEGYRNTKEVYLLAKRSGIEMPICEQIYQVLYEDKDVKEAAMALLGREQKSE, from the coding sequence ATGAAAACAGAACAATCAGTTGTATCTGTACTAGGGGCGGGGTCGTATGGCACCGCCCTTGCTATTAGTTTTGCCCGAAACGGACATGCAGTAACCTTATGGGGTCGAAACGCCGATGATGTTGAGACGCTGGCAACTGAGCGTAAAAATCAACGTTATCTTCCCGATATTACTTTCCCTGAAACTTTAAAGCTTGAAAGTGATTTAGCAAAAGCAGTTAAGGCTAGCCAGATCATCTTAGTGGTTGTGCCAAGCCATGCTTTTGCAAAAACATTAGAGCAAATTCAACCTATGCTCAATGCGGGTGCTAAAGTTGTATGGGCTACAAAAGGGTTAGAGCCTAATACTGGACGCTTGTTACAAGAAGTTGCAGTTGAAAAGCTCGGTGAAGCCGTGCCTTTAGCTGTATTGTCTGGACCGACGTTTGCCAAAGAAATGGCGGCAGGTTTGCCGACTGCTATTTCGGTATCTGCAACTGAAACTGAGTTTGCCAGTGATTTAGCTAAATTACTGCACTGCGGTCGGTCGTTCCGTGTGTATAGCAATGATGACTTCATTGGTATTCAATTAGGTGGTGCAGTAAAGAATGTTATCGCCATTGGCGCCGGTATGTCAGATGGCTTTGGCTTTGGTGCAAACACACGTACCGCTTTAATCACTCGTGGTCTTGCTGAGCTTTGCCGTTTAGGTTGCGCACTAGGAGCCAAATCTGAAACCTTTATGGGGATGGCGGGTTTGGGAGATTTGATCCTTACTTGTACTGATAATCAGTCTCGCAACCGTCGTTTCGGTCTTGCCCTAGGCAAAGGTTTAGGTGTAGATGAAGCGATGGAGAGCATTGGCCAAGTGGTCGAGGGTTATCGTAATACCAAAGAAGTTTACTTACTCGCAAAACGCAGTGGAATTGAAATGCCAATCTGTGAGCAAATCTATCAAGTACTTTATGAAGACAAAGATGTGAAAGAAGCGGCCATGGCACTGTTAGGTAGAGAGCAAAAGTCTGAGTAA
- a CDS encoding cation diffusion facilitator family transporter, which yields MTRHYDVLVRFSSLFTMAIVSIMIAAKAWAWLASGSAAMLGSLTDSLLDISASMMSFLVLSYALRPADDDHRFGHGKAEALAGLGQAAFISGSACFLAFHGIERLINPVPLPHSMLGVWVSGFAIICTLLVVAVQQYVVKHTESIAVKADSLHYKGDILLNIAVLVGIYLASIGYVFADSVFAIGVAFYLLFNCWEIAKESANHLMDKEISDEEKVRLVAIISKHPDVQGVHDLRTRQSGKLKFVQFHIELDKQLSLQQAHAISAQVCEKIRTAFGEHIDIMVHQDPVALNERCESQNP from the coding sequence ATGACGCGTCACTACGATGTACTAGTACGTTTTTCAAGTCTATTTACCATGGCTATCGTGAGTATCATGATCGCGGCAAAAGCGTGGGCTTGGCTGGCGTCAGGGAGCGCAGCTATGTTGGGCTCACTTACCGACTCTTTGTTGGATATTTCGGCATCTATGATGAGCTTTTTGGTTTTAAGCTATGCATTGAGACCTGCTGATGACGATCACCGTTTTGGACACGGAAAAGCAGAAGCATTAGCAGGGCTAGGTCAAGCTGCATTTATTTCTGGTTCTGCCTGCTTTTTAGCATTTCATGGTATTGAACGTCTGATCAACCCGGTACCACTCCCTCACTCTATGTTAGGCGTTTGGGTCAGTGGCTTTGCAATCATTTGTACATTATTGGTAGTGGCAGTTCAGCAATATGTGGTGAAGCACACTGAGTCTATCGCTGTAAAAGCCGATTCTTTACATTATAAAGGCGATATATTACTTAATATTGCAGTGCTAGTAGGTATTTACTTAGCATCAATAGGCTATGTATTTGCTGATTCAGTATTTGCCATTGGCGTGGCGTTTTATCTGTTGTTTAACTGCTGGGAAATTGCCAAAGAAAGCGCCAACCACTTAATGGACAAAGAAATATCAGACGAAGAGAAAGTCAGGTTGGTTGCTATTATTTCAAAGCATCCTGATGTACAGGGAGTCCATGATTTAAGAACACGGCAAAGTGGTAAACTGAAGTTTGTGCAGTTTCATATAGAACTCGATAAGCAGCTAAGTTTGCAGCAAGCGCACGCGATTTCAGCACAAGTATGCGAAAAAATACGCACGGCATTTGGTGAGCATATTGATATTATGGTGCATCAAGACCCTGTTGCTTTAAATGAACGATGTGAATCACAAAATCCATAG